From Actinomycetota bacterium, one genomic window encodes:
- a CDS encoding TIGR03668 family PPOX class F420-dependent oxidoreductase, whose translation MSDLAPHQRARVAAAPAARLATVRPDDTPHLVVITFALEDDRLVTAIDHKPKSTHDLQRVRNIAANPAASVLVDHYEDDWSRLWWARGDGQAHLVADGPEYDRAVALLVAKYGQYRAQRPAGPAIIVDISRWTTWSAA comes from the coding sequence ATCTCGGATCTCGCACCCCACCAGCGCGCCCGTGTCGCGGCGGCCCCCGCGGCACGACTCGCCACGGTCCGCCCCGACGACACGCCGCACCTGGTCGTGATCACGTTCGCGCTCGAGGACGACCGCCTGGTCACCGCCATCGATCACAAGCCCAAGTCCACCCACGACCTCCAGCGCGTGCGCAACATCGCGGCCAACCCCGCCGCCAGCGTCCTCGTGGACCACTACGAGGACGACTGGTCACGCCTGTGGTGGGCACGCGGCGACGGGCAGGCCCACCTCGTCGCGGATGGCCCCGAGTACGACCGCGCCGTCGCGCTGCTCGTGGCGAAGTACGGTCAGTACCGCGCGCAGCGCCCCGCGGGCCCCGCCATCATCGTCGACATCTCCCGCTGGACCACCTGGTCCGCCGCGTGA
- a CDS encoding 5-formyltetrahydrofolate cyclo-ligase — protein MWAALQDAGAARFPGAEGRIPNFVGAEAAAERLRTTDTWERAATVKANPDSPQWPVRQRALEDGKTVFMAVPRLAEEQPFFLLDPDHLADTPRKASSIKGASRSARTIDVDELSPVDLVIVGCVAVGEDGARLGKGGGFSDLEFAVAAEAGMVDNDTIVATTVHEVQLLGDDEVPVTDHDILVDLIVTPDRIIETSGRDRRKRIAVRWDELTEDKIATIPLLQRWRGRG, from the coding sequence ATGTGGGCGGCCCTCCAGGACGCGGGAGCAGCCCGCTTCCCCGGCGCGGAGGGCCGCATCCCCAACTTCGTCGGCGCCGAGGCCGCGGCCGAGCGGCTGCGCACCACCGACACGTGGGAGCGGGCAGCGACGGTCAAGGCGAACCCGGACTCGCCGCAGTGGCCGGTGCGCCAGCGCGCGCTCGAGGACGGCAAGACCGTCTTCATGGCCGTCCCGCGCCTGGCGGAGGAGCAGCCGTTCTTCCTCCTCGACCCCGACCACCTCGCCGACACGCCGAGGAAGGCGTCCTCGATCAAGGGCGCATCCAGGTCGGCCCGCACCATCGACGTGGACGAGCTCAGCCCCGTCGATCTCGTGATCGTCGGGTGCGTGGCCGTGGGCGAGGACGGAGCGCGGCTGGGGAAGGGCGGAGGCTTCAGCGACCTCGAGTTCGCCGTGGCCGCCGAGGCCGGCATGGTGGACAACGACACGATCGTGGCCACGACCGTCCACGAGGTCCAGCTCCTCGGCGACGACGAGGTTCCCGTGACGGATCACGACATCCTCGTCGACCTCATCGTGACCCCGGACCGGATCATCGAGACGTCGGGGCGTGACCGTCGCAAGCGCATCGCCGTGCGTTGGGACGAGCTGACCGAGGACAAGATCGCGACGATCCCGTTACTGCAGCGGTGGCGTGGACGCGGCTGA
- a CDS encoding GMC family oxidoreductase N-terminal domain-containing protein, producing the protein MPTGDAGHPGRDHGVEGPRLAVAERTILAAVADALLPSGGTPAPSATQTDTVEEVARLLRHRFGRIAGWAFRIALWVFELTTLVTHGRRFSQLDPAIRERVAARAAKSPNLVRAGQVTLLKHVIVNTYLSDEHVAAEIGYRRPDPLDPTPNPDGPRLTPLTWPELPQHGRLRCDAVVIGSGAGGAVVAATLAEAGLDVLVLEEGGYHTRDEFAEQTPWHRFLDLYRDQGTTIALGFPPIPVPIGRAVGGTTVVNAGTSLRPPARVLTEWVTQHGLEDARPEDLAPLLDEVERVQSVRPIPDEVLGVNAEVFRDATARMGHPGRALPRNIVDCRGSGECVFGCPSDAKQAVHLTWLPRAERAGARILARVRCDRVIVEGGRATGLEATVLDPGRRDIPRGQLRIDASTVVVSAGAFHTPMLLDASDVPDRSGRRGRNLRLHPAIGLAADLGRVVHAWRGTLQSWMVDALHGDGIMIEATTAPPPVSGAQLPGAGRGLKELLGSWSRVVSSGFLVTDTSSGRVRRGPAGRPVVTYQLQEHDRRRINRGLAFLSEAFAEAGATRILVGMQGRTWATPAEARALFEAGEVPTRALKLSAYHPVGTHHLSADPRRGPADPWGRVHGTAGLWVADASVFPGCLGVNPQLTIMAFALRTARAIIAASPASAPRVPGQVAV; encoded by the coding sequence GTGCCCACCGGCGACGCCGGTCATCCCGGCCGCGACCACGGCGTCGAGGGTCCACGCCTGGCGGTCGCGGAACGGACGATCCTCGCTGCCGTCGCTGATGCTCTGCTGCCTTCGGGCGGTACTCCCGCCCCGTCCGCGACCCAGACCGACACGGTCGAGGAGGTCGCACGGCTCCTACGTCACCGCTTCGGGCGCATCGCCGGGTGGGCGTTCCGGATCGCGCTCTGGGTGTTCGAGCTGACCACGCTCGTCACGCACGGTCGCCGCTTCAGCCAGCTGGACCCTGCGATCCGGGAGCGCGTCGCCGCCCGGGCCGCCAAGAGCCCCAACCTCGTCCGCGCGGGACAGGTCACGTTGCTGAAGCACGTGATCGTCAACACCTATCTCAGCGACGAGCACGTCGCGGCCGAGATCGGGTACCGCCGCCCCGATCCCCTCGATCCGACCCCGAACCCTGACGGTCCCCGCCTCACGCCGCTGACGTGGCCGGAGCTGCCCCAGCACGGACGCCTGCGGTGCGACGCGGTCGTGATCGGGTCGGGCGCCGGCGGGGCGGTGGTGGCCGCGACGCTGGCCGAGGCCGGGCTCGACGTCCTGGTGCTCGAGGAGGGCGGGTACCACACGCGCGACGAGTTCGCGGAGCAGACACCCTGGCACCGCTTCCTCGACCTGTACCGCGACCAGGGCACGACCATCGCGCTCGGATTTCCCCCGATCCCGGTGCCGATCGGGCGCGCGGTCGGAGGGACCACGGTCGTCAACGCGGGCACGTCGCTACGACCTCCGGCCCGGGTGCTGACCGAGTGGGTCACGCAGCACGGACTCGAGGATGCACGCCCCGAGGACCTCGCCCCGCTGCTCGACGAGGTCGAACGGGTGCAGTCGGTGCGGCCCATCCCCGACGAGGTGTTGGGCGTCAACGCCGAGGTGTTCCGCGACGCCACCGCACGGATGGGCCACCCGGGGCGAGCACTGCCACGCAACATCGTCGACTGCCGTGGTAGCGGCGAGTGTGTGTTCGGCTGTCCTAGTGACGCCAAGCAGGCGGTGCACCTGACGTGGCTGCCGCGGGCGGAGCGCGCCGGGGCGCGGATCCTCGCGCGCGTCCGCTGCGACCGGGTGATCGTCGAGGGCGGACGGGCGACGGGTCTCGAGGCGACCGTGCTCGACCCGGGTCGACGCGACATCCCTCGCGGTCAGCTCCGCATCGACGCCTCGACCGTCGTGGTCAGCGCGGGCGCCTTCCACACCCCGATGCTGCTCGACGCCTCCGACGTCCCCGATCGCAGCGGTCGCCGTGGTCGCAACCTGCGGCTACACCCGGCCATCGGTCTCGCCGCTGACCTCGGTCGCGTGGTCCACGCGTGGCGGGGGACGCTGCAGTCTTGGATGGTCGACGCCCTCCACGGCGACGGCATCATGATCGAGGCGACCACGGCCCCGCCTCCGGTCAGCGGGGCTCAGCTCCCCGGAGCCGGCCGTGGACTGAAGGAGCTGCTCGGGAGCTGGTCGCGGGTCGTGTCGTCGGGGTTCCTCGTGACCGACACCTCGTCCGGACGCGTGCGCCGCGGCCCCGCCGGTCGGCCGGTCGTGACCTACCAGCTCCAGGAGCACGATCGGCGTCGCATCAACCGTGGACTGGCGTTCCTGTCGGAGGCCTTCGCCGAAGCCGGCGCGACCCGCATCCTGGTCGGGATGCAGGGACGGACGTGGGCCACCCCCGCCGAGGCGCGGGCGCTGTTCGAAGCCGGCGAGGTGCCCACGCGTGCGCTGAAGCTGTCCGCCTACCACCCCGTCGGAACCCACCACCTGTCGGCTGACCCGCGCCGCGGACCCGCGGATCCTTGGGGGAGGGTCCACGGCACGGCGGGACTGTGGGTCGCCGACGCCAGCGTCTTCCCCGGGTGCCTGGGCGTGAACCCACAGCTGACGATCATGGCGTTCGCGCTGCGGACGGCGCGAGCGATCATCGCCGCATCGCCGGCGAGCGCGCCACGTGTGCCAGGCCAGGTCGCGGTGTGA